The following proteins are encoded in a genomic region of Syntrophotaleaceae bacterium:
- a CDS encoding glycosyltransferase family 4 protein produces the protein MKIAQVAPLYESVPPQCYGGTERVVSYLTEELVRQGHEVTLFASGDSITSGSLVPCSPRALRLDKTCIDPLAHHFCMLERVLRKVDEFDLVHFHIDYLHFPFTRHLGFPHLTTLHSRLDLPDLRPLFREFRDMPLVSISNAQRIPLPWANWIGTVYHGLPENIYRFFQKPGNYLAFLGRISPEKRPDMAIAIARRAGMPLKIAAKIDKVDREYFEQKIRPLLKGPWVEFVGEINDREKEEFLGNAHALLFPIDWPEPFGLVMIESMACGTPVIAFRKGSVPEVMENGLTGYVVEDLKSAALAVEQISSLDRSRCRRIFEERFSVSKMAQDYLALYRQLELEQEEWPIGSFQAKETLTFVNKRPAPPSGIFRGDPRNM, from the coding sequence ATGAAAATTGCCCAGGTTGCACCGCTATACGAAAGCGTTCCGCCGCAGTGCTATGGCGGCACCGAGCGCGTTGTCTCCTATCTGACTGAAGAACTGGTGCGCCAGGGTCATGAAGTCACCCTGTTTGCCAGCGGAGATTCGATCACCTCCGGCTCTCTTGTTCCCTGTTCTCCCCGCGCTCTTCGGCTGGACAAGACCTGTATCGATCCTCTGGCCCATCACTTCTGCATGCTGGAAAGGGTTTTGAGGAAAGTGGACGAATTCGACCTTGTTCACTTTCACATAGATTACCTGCACTTCCCTTTCACCCGGCATCTTGGGTTTCCCCACCTCACGACACTGCATAGCCGGCTGGATCTGCCCGACCTGCGCCCTCTCTTCCGAGAGTTCAGGGACATGCCTCTGGTTTCCATTTCGAACGCCCAGCGGATCCCCCTGCCTTGGGCCAACTGGATTGGTACCGTCTATCACGGCCTGCCGGAAAATATTTATCGATTCTTTCAAAAACCTGGAAACTATCTGGCATTTCTTGGTCGGATTTCACCGGAAAAGCGCCCCGACATGGCCATTGCCATCGCTCGCCGGGCTGGTATGCCGCTCAAGATTGCCGCGAAAATCGACAAGGTCGACAGAGAGTACTTCGAGCAGAAAATCCGGCCGTTGCTAAAGGGACCGTGGGTCGAATTTGTCGGTGAAATCAACGATCGGGAAAAAGAGGAATTTCTGGGCAATGCCCATGCCCTGCTTTTCCCCATCGACTGGCCGGAGCCCTTCGGACTGGTCATGATTGAATCAATGGCCTGTGGCACCCCGGTTATCGCTTTTAGAAAAGGGTCGGTTCCGGAAGTCATGGAGAACGGCCTCACCGGCTATGTGGTCGAGGATCTGAAAAGCGCGGCGCTGGCGGTCGAGCAGATCTCCAGCCTTGACCGCAGCCGGTGCCGAAGGATTTTTGAGGAACGCTTTTCAGTCAGCAAGATGGCTCAGGACTATCTGGCCCTGTACCGGCAACTCGAGCTCGAGCAGGAAGAGTGGCCCATCGGATCTTTCCAGGCAAAGGAGACCCTGACCTTCGTCAACAAGCGGCCCGCCCCGCCTTCCGGAATATTTCGCGGCGACCCGCGAAACATGTAG
- a CDS encoding phage holin family protein, which yields MEKTNYRDDRSLANLFSELSREMTSLVRHEVALAKSEMSEKAHQAKTGITSLAVGGMVVFASIIVLLFSAVYALAQVLEPWLAALIVGLIVLVIGVIMLQKGRSNLKARNLVPQRTMDTMREDKSFAKHHIRST from the coding sequence ATGGAAAAGACAAATTACAGAGACGATCGGTCGCTGGCCAATCTCTTTTCCGAACTGAGCCGGGAAATGACCTCACTGGTCCGTCATGAGGTGGCACTGGCCAAGTCGGAGATGTCGGAAAAGGCCCACCAGGCAAAGACCGGGATCACCTCCCTGGCCGTTGGTGGAATGGTCGTTTTCGCCAGTATCATCGTTCTTCTCTTTTCGGCCGTCTACGCCCTGGCTCAAGTGCTGGAGCCCTGGCTGGCCGCTCTGATCGTGGGTCTGATAGTCCTGGTGATCGGGGTGATCATGCTGCAGAAAGGGCGAAGCAACCTCAAGGCGCGGAATCTGGTTCCACAGAGAACGATGGACACCATGCGCGAGGATAAATCTTTTGCCAAGCACCATATAAGGAGTACATAA
- a CDS encoding DUF3618 domain-containing protein, with product MNGRDEQEERARRELREEDFVRTSESVGDLSRKSTSELEGEIRTIRSEMDETLRALERRFSPGELLDRAIHRLPGGPKEFANNLGSALRDNPLPATLTGIGIAWLMASSGSSRYRAPRIHRSGSAGRKIRDARQAVSEKFHQVGEQVQGKIAQARESMHERGSSVGEKMGTARERAGEIGHRVQDRGRHMKSGMVDMSHEHPILMAGVGLAVGALVGALIPSTRREDRLMGEARDTALEHAKEKGREQMETAEAALQAGKEAAREETERRLH from the coding sequence ATGAATGGAAGAGACGAACAAGAGGAAAGGGCCCGCAGAGAACTGAGGGAAGAAGATTTCGTCCGCACTTCTGAATCGGTCGGGGATCTTTCCAGAAAGAGCACGTCCGAACTGGAAGGCGAAATACGCACCATCCGGTCGGAAATGGACGAGACTCTTCGAGCTCTCGAACGCAGATTTTCCCCAGGAGAGCTTCTGGACCGGGCCATTCACCGCCTGCCGGGCGGGCCCAAGGAATTTGCAAACAACCTGGGCTCAGCCCTGCGCGACAACCCCCTGCCCGCAACCTTGACCGGAATCGGCATCGCATGGCTCATGGCATCCTCCGGAAGTTCCCGCTACAGAGCACCCCGAATCCACAGGAGCGGCAGTGCGGGCCGCAAGATCCGTGATGCCAGGCAGGCCGTGAGCGAAAAATTTCACCAGGTCGGGGAGCAGGTGCAGGGCAAAATAGCTCAAGCGAGGGAAAGCATGCATGAGAGAGGATCATCTGTCGGTGAAAAAATGGGAACGGCCCGTGAGCGTGCCGGTGAAATCGGGCACAGGGTCCAGGATCGCGGCCGGCATATGAAATCCGGTATGGTCGATATGAGCCATGAGCATCCCATTCTGATGGCGGGCGTCGGTCTGGCCGTGGGTGCCCTGGTCGGTGCCCTCATCCCCTCCACGCGACGGGAGGACCGGCTGATGGGAGAAGCGCGGGACACGGCGTTGGAACACGCGAAGGAAAAAGGCCGCGAACAGATGGAAACGGCCGAGGCAGCCCTTCAGGCAGGCAAAGAAGCAGCTCGAGAGGAGACCGAACGCCGCCTCCATTGA
- a CDS encoding AI-2E family transporter, translating into MADDDTEQRQEHAWLEKWSFLLTLILVTVLFFFLLKPFFAAIFWACLIGLIFYPVYRRFLNLWGYRPNLAAIATLGVCLGIGIVPALFVLGSFFKEGAELYQRLQTGEFDLGERIEQIKTAFPAVQSLLERFNIDLTMIREQLSGAALTASQFVAQYAVQVGQNVVRFFVSLGLMLYVAFFLLRDGNKLVALLVRALPLGDRREQLLFSKFAEVARATIKGNLAVGVVQGSLGGIIFWILGIPGAFLWGVVMTVLSLIPVVGAGLIWMPVAIYLIAVGHWGKGLILIAFGVGVIGLVDNVLRPILVGRDTKLPDYIVLLSTLGGFALFGINGFVIGPLVAALFVAFWGIFIREFYTPQSLASTEEMSGEGAGSDEEV; encoded by the coding sequence ATGGCCGACGATGATACGGAACAGAGGCAAGAGCATGCCTGGCTGGAGAAATGGTCGTTTCTGCTGACACTGATCCTGGTGACAGTCCTTTTCTTTTTCCTTCTCAAACCCTTTTTCGCAGCCATTTTCTGGGCCTGCCTGATAGGCCTCATCTTTTATCCCGTTTACCGGCGGTTTCTCAACCTCTGGGGATACCGGCCCAACCTGGCCGCGATTGCCACTCTCGGTGTATGTCTAGGCATCGGTATCGTTCCGGCGCTGTTCGTTCTCGGCTCCTTTTTCAAGGAAGGCGCCGAGCTGTACCAACGCCTTCAGACCGGGGAGTTCGATCTGGGGGAGCGCATCGAACAGATCAAAACCGCATTTCCCGCAGTTCAGTCCTTGCTGGAGCGCTTCAACATCGATCTGACCATGATCAGAGAACAGCTGTCCGGAGCGGCCCTGACCGCCAGCCAGTTTGTCGCCCAGTATGCCGTGCAGGTCGGGCAGAATGTCGTGCGGTTCTTTGTCAGCCTGGGTCTGATGCTCTATGTGGCCTTCTTCCTGCTGAGGGACGGGAATAAGCTTGTTGCCCTGCTGGTTCGCGCCCTGCCGCTGGGGGACCGCAGGGAACAGCTGCTGTTCTCCAAGTTTGCGGAAGTGGCCCGCGCGACCATCAAGGGCAACCTGGCCGTCGGGGTCGTTCAAGGCTCTTTGGGAGGAATCATTTTCTGGATTCTCGGTATTCCCGGAGCTTTCCTGTGGGGAGTGGTGATGACCGTGCTGTCCCTGATCCCGGTGGTCGGGGCCGGGCTGATATGGATGCCGGTCGCGATTTACCTCATTGCGGTGGGTCATTGGGGAAAGGGTCTGATCCTGATTGCTTTCGGCGTAGGGGTGATCGGCCTGGTCGACAATGTTCTGAGGCCGATTCTGGTGGGGCGGGATACAAAACTGCCCGACTACATCGTCCTGCTTTCGACTTTAGGCGGCTTCGCCCTGTTCGGCATCAACGGATTCGTCATCGGACCCCTCGTTGCTGCCCTGTTTGTGGCCTTCTGGGGAATTTTCATCCGGGAATTCTACACGCCGCAATCCTTGGCCTCCACTGAAGAGATGTCCGGGGAAGGTGCAGGTTCGGACGAAGAGGTTTGA
- a CDS encoding cation-transporting P-type ATPase, producing METLLSRHWHHLPPEEIVTLLDSDVEKGLDHFAVTHRQEHFGPNRITRQKRKSPLVLFLQQFHQPLVYILLGATIITLLLREWVDGAVIFGVVLVNAVIGYIQEAKALRAIEALALSMEGQATAVRAGQKQRVSFSELVPGDLVLLQSGDKVPADLRLISARELQIDESALTGESVPVQKQYESLPAEVALADRANMAYSSTLVTYGTGTGIAVATGDGTEIGRINELITSAEVLQTPLTKKIGHFSSLLLWVILVMAGMTFLVGLLHGGTILETFMAAVALAVAAIPEGLPAAMTVMLAIGVGKMARRNAIIRKMPAVETLGSTTVICSDKTGTLTQNQMTVQQIYAGGRHFEVTGGGYSPAGEIVRTGTAVKAQSLPALLECLEAGLFCNDSRLVEKEGRWTYEGDPTEAALLTVAVKAGLDRDQLEKQCPRLDTLPFESEHQYMATLHSIGANGEKVVFLKGSVERVLQRCEDACGEGGSLEKLDWAIIHREAEGLAGEGLRVLALAKKILNNSNRSVSHADVSEGLTFLGLQAMMDPPRKEAIDAVRACGRAGIQVKMITGDHVVTAAAIARQIGIADPSRAIGDFAFKGQDLSQLSDQELIETAERASVFARVAPEQKLRLVEALQTSGHVVAMTGDGVNDAPALKRADIGVAMGAGGTEVAKEAADMVLLDDNFATIEAAVEEGRAVFDTLIKFITWTLPTNGGQALVIFVAKLFGIALPVKPVQILWINMTTAVLLGLMLAFEGKEPGIMERPPRRPETPVLTRELILRIGLVSLMLLIGAFGLFEWSLLKGENLEKARTMAVNMFIFGQLFYLFNCRSLRYSMFKLGVFSNRPLLLGVASMALLQLLFTYAPAMNVMFGSAPLAIEDWIWILSGGLIIYAVIGFEKWLRRRAETRTKALPAGA from the coding sequence ATGGAGACCCTGCTCTCCAGGCACTGGCATCATTTGCCGCCGGAGGAGATAGTCACACTGCTCGACTCCGACGTTGAAAAGGGGCTCGATCACTTTGCCGTCACCCATCGGCAGGAGCATTTCGGACCGAACCGGATCACCCGGCAGAAAAGAAAAAGTCCCCTAGTCCTGTTTCTGCAGCAGTTTCATCAGCCCTTGGTCTATATCCTCCTGGGGGCAACCATCATCACTTTACTCCTCCGGGAATGGGTGGATGGTGCGGTCATCTTCGGGGTCGTGCTGGTCAATGCCGTCATCGGCTATATTCAGGAAGCCAAGGCGCTCAGAGCGATCGAGGCTCTGGCCCTTTCCATGGAGGGCCAGGCAACGGCGGTGCGGGCCGGACAAAAACAGAGGGTTTCGTTTTCGGAACTCGTGCCCGGCGATCTGGTGCTTCTGCAGTCCGGCGACAAGGTTCCCGCGGATCTCCGTTTGATCAGCGCCAGGGAATTGCAGATTGATGAATCGGCCCTTACGGGGGAATCGGTTCCGGTGCAAAAACAGTATGAAAGCCTGCCTGCGGAGGTCGCGCTGGCCGATCGCGCCAATATGGCCTATTCTTCGACCCTCGTCACCTATGGAACGGGAACGGGGATCGCTGTGGCCACGGGAGACGGTACGGAGATCGGCCGGATCAACGAGCTGATTACCAGTGCCGAAGTCCTGCAAACCCCCCTGACGAAAAAAATCGGGCACTTCAGCAGCCTGCTTCTCTGGGTCATTCTTGTTATGGCGGGAATGACGTTTCTGGTCGGCCTGCTCCACGGCGGAACCATACTGGAAACTTTCATGGCGGCGGTTGCGCTGGCGGTTGCGGCCATACCGGAAGGTCTGCCCGCGGCCATGACCGTGATGCTGGCGATCGGCGTCGGAAAAATGGCCAGACGCAACGCCATTATCCGCAAAATGCCGGCCGTTGAAACCCTGGGCAGTACCACGGTCATCTGCTCCGACAAGACCGGAACCCTGACACAGAACCAGATGACGGTTCAGCAGATTTATGCCGGGGGACGCCATTTCGAGGTAACGGGTGGAGGATATTCCCCGGCTGGAGAGATCGTTCGAACGGGCACGGCAGTAAAGGCCCAATCCCTGCCGGCACTGTTGGAATGCCTCGAGGCCGGCCTGTTCTGCAACGATTCGCGCCTGGTCGAAAAAGAAGGGCGATGGACCTACGAGGGGGATCCGACGGAAGCGGCTCTGCTGACTGTTGCCGTGAAGGCCGGACTGGACCGGGATCAGCTTGAAAAGCAGTGTCCGCGGCTGGATACCCTCCCCTTCGAATCCGAGCATCAATACATGGCCACCTTGCACTCGATCGGAGCCAACGGGGAAAAGGTCGTTTTTTTGAAGGGTTCGGTCGAACGGGTATTGCAGCGATGTGAAGACGCTTGTGGTGAAGGCGGGTCATTGGAAAAGCTGGACTGGGCCATTATTCACCGGGAAGCCGAAGGTCTGGCCGGAGAGGGATTGCGGGTCCTGGCCCTGGCGAAAAAAATTCTGAACAATTCCAACCGCTCTGTCTCTCATGCGGATGTGAGCGAAGGGCTGACTTTCCTGGGACTACAGGCCATGATGGATCCCCCGCGAAAGGAAGCGATCGATGCCGTCCGCGCCTGCGGACGAGCGGGTATTCAAGTCAAGATGATTACTGGCGATCATGTGGTCACGGCCGCTGCGATCGCCCGCCAGATCGGGATTGCCGACCCGAGCCGCGCCATCGGCGATTTTGCTTTCAAAGGCCAGGATCTGTCCCAATTATCCGACCAGGAGTTGATTGAAACGGCGGAAAGGGCATCGGTGTTTGCTCGGGTCGCTCCTGAACAGAAACTGCGACTTGTCGAAGCCCTTCAGACCAGCGGTCATGTCGTGGCGATGACGGGGGACGGTGTCAATGACGCACCGGCCCTGAAAAGAGCCGATATCGGTGTCGCCATGGGGGCTGGTGGAACCGAAGTCGCAAAAGAGGCTGCGGATATGGTACTGCTCGATGATAATTTCGCCACCATCGAGGCCGCGGTCGAAGAGGGCCGCGCGGTTTTCGATACCCTGATCAAATTCATCACCTGGACGCTGCCGACCAATGGCGGGCAAGCTCTGGTGATTTTTGTGGCCAAACTCTTCGGGATCGCCCTGCCCGTCAAACCGGTACAGATTCTCTGGATCAATATGACCACGGCCGTGCTGCTCGGCCTGATGCTGGCCTTTGAAGGAAAGGAGCCGGGAATCATGGAGCGGCCTCCCCGCCGCCCTGAAACTCCGGTGCTCACCAGAGAACTCATCCTCCGGATCGGTCTGGTGAGTCTGATGCTTCTGATAGGGGCTTTCGGTCTTTTCGAATGGAGCCTGTTGAAAGGCGAAAATCTGGAAAAAGCCCGCACCATGGCTGTCAACATGTTTATCTTCGGGCAGCTCTTCTATCTTTTCAACTGCCGCAGCCTGCGATATTCCATGTTCAAGCTGGGTGTTTTTTCAAACCGGCCGCTGCTTTTGGGGGTCGCCTCCATGGCCCTGCTGCAGTTGCTGTTCACTTATGCTCCCGCCATGAATGTGATGTTTGGATCCGCTCCGCTCGCAATCGAAGACTGGATCTGGATTCTGTCGGGCGGTTTGATCATTTACGCTGTGATCGGGTTCGAAAAGTGGCTGCGCCGGCGTGCCGAAACCAGAACGAAAGCTCTTCCTGCGGGCGCTTGA
- a CDS encoding phosphate-starvation-inducible PsiE family protein translates to MNKIFKMFEKVIVFALLGLMMVAIFVSTIELGFVLVQQLREPPVFLLNTKEMLEVFSFFLMVLIGLELLESIKAYLEEERVHAEVVILVALVAVSRKIIVLDYKEETPEMLFGIAAIIIGLSAGYFLVRHALHAHRNP, encoded by the coding sequence TTGAACAAGATATTTAAAATGTTTGAAAAGGTTATTGTTTTCGCCTTGCTCGGTCTGATGATGGTGGCTATCTTCGTCTCCACCATCGAGCTGGGATTCGTCCTGGTCCAGCAGCTTCGGGAGCCGCCGGTTTTCCTGCTCAATACCAAGGAGATGCTGGAGGTTTTCTCGTTTTTCCTCATGGTCCTGATCGGACTGGAACTTCTCGAAAGTATCAAGGCCTACCTGGAGGAGGAAAGGGTTCATGCGGAGGTCGTCATCCTGGTGGCGCTGGTGGCCGTGTCCAGGAAGATCATAGTGCTGGACTACAAAGAAGAGACACCCGAGATGCTCTTCGGCATAGCGGCGATCATCATTGGCCTTAGTGCGGGATATTTCCTGGTGCGGCATGCTCTTCATGCCCATAGAAACCCGTAG
- a CDS encoding transporter yields the protein MKNLFLLCVMAAMASVPDFARATDPRDYIPLPSGSMLFCTYLQHTTGHRFKVDDEVVSNDFNLSQNLVIFRPVYYTDLGPFTVDPQALIIAGEASLDGDIIADTSTSGIADPVLLMTTWFVNDPANKLWFGWTPYLTVPIGEYSKKRPLNLGTNRWALKNELGLVKGFGPFYIDLVGHVTWFDDNDEFWNGTEEVTKEQDLLYGAEVHLSYDIHPRWWVGLSYFYANGGETEIDGVDQKDDQDNHALMFTSAFGIGDHYQLLFQYRDDFGVKSGTETKSIQARFCMFF from the coding sequence ATGAAAAACCTTTTTCTTCTCTGCGTGATGGCGGCAATGGCGTCTGTTCCGGACTTTGCACGCGCTACGGACCCCCGGGACTATATCCCGCTGCCGTCCGGTTCCATGCTTTTCTGCACCTACCTGCAGCACACCACGGGGCACCGGTTCAAAGTCGATGACGAGGTGGTTTCCAACGACTTCAACCTTTCGCAGAATCTGGTCATTTTCCGTCCGGTATACTATACCGACCTCGGCCCCTTCACGGTCGATCCCCAGGCCCTGATCATCGCCGGCGAAGCGAGTCTCGACGGCGACATTATCGCCGACACCTCGACCTCCGGCATCGCGGACCCGGTTCTGCTCATGACAACCTGGTTCGTCAACGATCCGGCAAACAAGCTCTGGTTCGGCTGGACCCCCTACCTGACGGTTCCCATCGGAGAGTACAGCAAGAAACGGCCCTTGAACCTGGGGACGAACCGCTGGGCGCTGAAAAACGAGCTGGGACTCGTCAAGGGGTTCGGTCCCTTCTACATCGATCTGGTGGGGCATGTGACCTGGTTTGACGATAATGACGAGTTCTGGAACGGGACCGAGGAAGTGACCAAGGAGCAGGACCTGCTCTATGGTGCAGAGGTTCATCTCAGCTACGATATCCACCCCCGCTGGTGGGTCGGCCTGAGTTACTTTTACGCCAACGGCGGGGAAACGGAAATCGACGGGGTGGACCAGAAGGACGATCAGGACAACCATGCTCTGATGTTCACTTCGGCCTTCGGCATCGGCGACCATTACCAACTGCTGTTTCAGTATCGCGACGATTTCGGAGTGAAAAGTGGGACGGAAACCAAGTCGATTCAAGCCCGATTCTGCATGTTCTTCTAG
- a CDS encoding iron-containing alcohol dehydrogenase, producing the protein MGAMPEQVYSFFMPTTSLLGNGAVKEIGKQARILGGTKALIVTDNGLVKLGMVDMVRKLLEEVGIQVVVFDGVEPNPTDINVRDCLKVWKDNGCDLMITFGGGSSHDCGKGMGIMATSGGDIRDWAGIDTLQADLPPYISINTTAGTGSEMTRFAVVTNTDTHVKMIFADARLTADVAINDPALMVGLPPALTAATGMDALTHAVEAYVTTLLSNPITDCLALEAIRIIGKWLRKAVANGSDMQARDAMAYAEYLAGMAFNSAGLGIVHSMAHQPGSLLGKPHGVCNAICLPIVCEYNLMANAEKYAKVAEALGENVEGLSTIEAAEKAVASIRKLSRDIGIPTGLAEIGVTEKDIPIMAENALKDVCTLFNPRSVKLENLNELYKKAM; encoded by the coding sequence ATGGGAGCAATGCCAGAACAGGTTTACAGCTTTTTCATGCCCACCACCTCGCTGCTGGGCAACGGAGCGGTCAAGGAGATCGGCAAACAGGCCAGGATTCTTGGCGGCACCAAGGCCCTGATCGTGACCGACAACGGTCTGGTCAAGCTGGGAATGGTCGATATGGTCAGAAAACTGCTCGAGGAGGTCGGCATTCAGGTGGTGGTCTTCGACGGCGTCGAGCCCAATCCCACCGACATCAATGTGCGCGACTGCCTGAAAGTCTGGAAGGACAACGGCTGCGATCTTATGATCACCTTTGGCGGCGGCAGTTCCCATGACTGCGGCAAGGGCATGGGGATCATGGCTACCAGCGGCGGCGACATTCGCGACTGGGCCGGCATCGACACCCTTCAGGCCGATCTTCCCCCTTACATTTCGATCAACACCACTGCGGGGACCGGCAGTGAAATGACCCGCTTTGCCGTGGTTACGAACACCGACACCCACGTCAAGATGATTTTCGCCGATGCCCGCCTGACCGCTGATGTGGCCATCAACGATCCGGCCCTGATGGTCGGCCTGCCCCCGGCCCTGACCGCCGCCACCGGCATGGACGCCCTGACCCACGCCGTCGAGGCCTATGTCACCACCCTTCTTTCAAATCCCATCACCGACTGTCTCGCCCTGGAAGCGATCCGCATCATCGGCAAATGGCTGCGCAAAGCGGTCGCCAACGGCTCCGACATGCAGGCTCGCGACGCCATGGCCTACGCCGAATACCTGGCCGGGATGGCCTTCAACAGCGCCGGTCTCGGCATCGTCCATTCCATGGCGCACCAGCCCGGCAGTCTCCTCGGCAAGCCCCATGGGGTCTGCAACGCCATCTGCCTGCCAATCGTCTGCGAATACAATCTCATGGCCAACGCCGAAAAGTATGCCAAGGTGGCCGAGGCTTTGGGGGAAAACGTCGAGGGATTGAGCACCATCGAAGCGGCCGAAAAGGCCGTAGCCTCCATTCGCAAACTCTCCAGGGATATCGGCATCCCCACCGGACTGGCTGAAATCGGCGTGACCGAGAAGGATATTCCGATCATGGCCGAAAACGCCCTGAAGGATGTCTGCACCCTGTTCAACCCCCGATCAGTCAAACTGGAAAATTTGAACGAGCTTTACAAGAAGGCCATGTAA
- a CDS encoding sigma-54 dependent transcriptional regulator: MAIGCEDQAVLLVDDEPNILFSSRMLLRSAGIREVATLDDSRRVIPLLAERDFGVIVLDLFMPHISGQELLTDICMKYPHIPVLIMTASDELDLAVQCMKNGAHDYLVKPVDKTRFITTIQRTLELRNLRKEVHLLKEQLLSDQLERPEIFAPIITCNSKMRAIFRYMEVVARSRQPILITGETGVGKELFAKAIHQLSDLPGKLVCVNVAGLDDNLFSDSLFGHERGAFTGADRPRAGLISQAGGGTLFLDEIGDLKEASQVKLLRLLQEQEYYPIGSDVPRKSDARIVVATNRNLQQMMTRDLFRSDLYYRLCTHHIHIPPLRERRDDIPFLLDHFMIRASQEFRKKPPAANPELPRLLGTYAFPGNIRELQAMVYDAVARHQSGVLSMESFKNVIGWDQAGTPASGNQEKPDAESLRNLFGRFPTLKEMNLLLVSAAMDLAKGNQGIASSLLGISRQALNQRLKRQEEATEGSAEPL, translated from the coding sequence ATGGCCATTGGTTGCGAAGACCAGGCGGTTTTGCTGGTAGATGACGAACCCAATATTCTCTTCAGTTCCCGAATGCTTCTTCGCAGCGCCGGAATTCGGGAAGTGGCGACTCTCGATGACAGCCGTCGGGTGATCCCTCTTCTGGCCGAGCGCGATTTCGGAGTCATCGTGCTCGATCTCTTCATGCCGCATATTTCCGGTCAGGAACTGCTGACGGACATCTGCATGAAGTATCCTCATATTCCGGTTCTCATCATGACCGCTTCGGACGAACTCGACCTGGCGGTCCAGTGCATGAAGAACGGTGCACACGATTATCTGGTCAAACCGGTCGACAAAACCCGGTTCATCACCACCATTCAACGGACCCTGGAACTTCGGAATCTGCGCAAGGAAGTGCATCTCCTCAAGGAGCAACTGCTTTCCGATCAACTGGAGCGCCCCGAAATTTTTGCCCCCATCATCACCTGCAACAGCAAAATGCGCGCAATCTTCCGTTACATGGAAGTGGTGGCCCGATCCCGCCAGCCGATTCTGATTACCGGGGAGACCGGCGTCGGCAAAGAACTGTTCGCCAAGGCCATCCACCAGTTGAGCGACCTTCCCGGCAAACTGGTCTGCGTGAATGTGGCGGGACTGGACGACAACCTGTTTTCCGATTCTCTGTTCGGGCATGAACGGGGCGCCTTTACCGGAGCCGACCGCCCGCGAGCCGGTCTCATTTCCCAGGCCGGCGGGGGCACGCTTTTCCTGGATGAAATAGGCGATCTGAAAGAGGCGTCCCAGGTCAAGCTGCTGCGCTTGCTGCAGGAGCAGGAGTACTATCCGATCGGGTCCGACGTGCCCCGCAAAAGCGATGCCCGGATCGTGGTCGCCACCAATCGGAATCTGCAGCAAATGATGACCAGGGATCTGTTCAGAAGCGACCTCTATTACCGGTTGTGCACCCATCACATCCATATCCCGCCTCTTCGCGAGAGACGGGACGACATCCCCTTTCTGCTCGACCACTTCATGATCAGGGCCAGCCAGGAATTCCGCAAAAAGCCTCCGGCTGCCAATCCCGAACTCCCGCGACTCCTCGGAACCTATGCTTTTCCAGGAAATATCCGGGAACTGCAGGCCATGGTGTACGATGCGGTGGCCCGGCATCAGAGCGGCGTCCTTTCCATGGAGAGTTTTAAAAACGTCATCGGCTGGGATCAGGCCGGGACGCCGGCCAGCGGCAACCAGGAAAAACCGGATGCCGAAAGCCTTCGGAACCTTTTTGGTCGTTTTCCGACCCTGAAAGAAATGAATCTTCTGCTGGTCTCCGCGGCCATGGACCTGGCCAAGGGCAACCAGGGCATCGCTTCCTCGCTTCTCGGCATCTCCCGCCAGGCGCTGAATCAACGCCTGAAGCGGCAGGAGGAGGCGACAGAAGGGAGTGCCGAGCCTCTCTAG